Genomic segment of Kibdelosporangium phytohabitans:
GTGTCCGGTTGCCACAGTCCTATCCGGACGTCGTGCCGGGTGGCCGCGGCCCGTACCCAGTCGTCGAACGCGCCGTCCAGCAGGTGGAACTTGTAGGCCATGACGACCTGGTCCGGGCCGCCGTCCGGCCATTGGCGCCGGGCGCGGGCGATGGCGTAGTCGATGATCTCGCCGGTGATCTCCTCGGTGAACTCGGCGGTCCGGGAGATCACGCCGGGCCGGTGCTGGTTCTCGCCCGTGTAGAAGCCCTGGGCCTCGTCGCGGACGAGCAGCAGCGACGAATCCGGCGCCGTCATCACGTCGACCTTCACCGCGCGCAGCCGCTGCCGCACGAGGTACAGCGACTGCGCGTTGATGGCTGTGCGGAAGACTGCCGACACGCCTTGGCTGGCGAGTTTCCGGCAGAACTCCTCGTAGTGCCGGGCGTCCTCGTCGGTGAGCTTGCGGATCGTCTCCGTGTCATCCGCTTCGGCGCGCAGCGAGTGGTAGGAGTGGTAGACCCGCGGCGAACGGGCGACGGTCAGCGGGACGTCGTACATCCCGCTGAGCTCGTCGATCACCCGCTGGAACACGGCGGCGAGTTCCGCCCCCGTGCCCCGCCCCACAGCCAGTCCGACAGCCGGTGTCACTTCGCGCCCGGCACCAGGTGGTCGCCGGCGATCCCGGACGCGTCCGGGCTGTAGTAGTCCTTGATGCCGGCGACCCAGACGCTCACCGTGATCTGGTCGTCGTCGTTGGGGCCGAACGCGTCGAACAACGCGTCGATGTTCGCGCGCCCGAAGCCGATCGCGGTCATCAGCGCGGTGAACACCGGGCGTTCGATCAGGCCGTCGCCGTCCGGGTCGCCGAGCACCGCGAGGGCACGGGCGAACTCGTCGATCGTGTCCTCGAAGCGTTCCGGCGACAGCACGCAGGCGCGGAACTCGTCCAGGCTGACCTTGCCGTCGCCGTCGACGTCCAGTTCCGCGGCCAGCGTGGCCCAGTACCGGCGGAACGCCGACAGGATCGCGGCCCTGGCTGCGGCGGTGGAGTCCGTCGCGACCGCGGCGACCCGGCTGGCCATCAGCTCGAAGTCGCCTGCTTCGAGCTGACCGCTGTCGTCGGCGTCGAAGAGCGTGAAGATGAGATCGACGCGGTCCACTGCCTCCGTGCGCATGGAACGACCACCTTTTCTCGTGC
This window contains:
- a CDS encoding EF-hand domain-containing protein, coding for MRTEAVDRVDLIFTLFDADDSGQLEAGDFELMASRVAAVATDSTAAARAAILSAFRRYWATLAAELDVDGDGKVSLDEFRACVLSPERFEDTIDEFARALAVLGDPDGDGLIERPVFTALMTAIGFGRANIDALFDAFGPNDDDQITVSVWVAGIKDYYSPDASGIAGDHLVPGAK
- a CDS encoding isocitrate/isopropylmalate family dehydrogenase, giving the protein MTPAVGLAVGRGTGAELAAVFQRVIDELSGMYDVPLTVARSPRVYHSYHSLRAEADDTETIRKLTDEDARHYEEFCRKLASQGVSAVFRTAINAQSLYLVRQRLRAVKVDVMTAPDSSLLLVRDEAQGFYTGENQHRPGVISRTAEFTEEITGEIIDYAIARARRQWPDGGPDQVVMAYKFHLLDGAFDDWVRAAATRHDVRIGLWQPDTVNRNLIQHGLPKRTVIVASNEWADIMHVVLLDRFGTQRQEDRYTENVHLRPDVSGLVEYQTVHGSADDLAGRDTVNPSATVRAAAAIIERHAGGAGAMAAMERALAAVAAGGVRTPDAGGRHSTTAVVDALLAEVSREHDSSPPALVAGS